From the Polaribacter tangerinus genome, the window AATTGTAGGATTGCTCTGTTTTGGTAACAAACCAATGTAAGAAATAGTAAATTTTTTGGAAACTTGAACAGCTTCATTTTCTAAAACTTCATCATCGTAACCATTTGTAATTACAGCAACATTTTTTGCTGTTTCTAGAAACGTTCTTTTTAATGAATTGCTAACTGTTACAATATAATCTGCAGAGCTTAACACAGATTTTTCGAGTTTTAAATTTCTTTTTTTAGCAAAAAGTGTCTGACTAAATTCTTTGTTATAGTAAATGTTTGTCCAAGGATCTCTAAAATCTGCAATCCATTTCACAGGTATTTTTTGTTTGATTTTTTGAGCAATTAAATGCATGCTATGTGGTGGTCCAGTAGAAATAATTACCTCAACATCATTCTCTTTTATGTACTTACATAAAAAATTAACAGAAGGCTTAACCCAAAAAACTTTTGCGTCTGGTACAAAAAAGTTACCCCTTATAAACGAAAGAAATTTATTGTTTGTAGCAGAAGAAACACCTTGTTGCTTTTTATTTTTTTTCCAAAAAAACAAGTTTATTGGGTTCCAAATAGGCTGTTTTAAAACCTCTACATTATCTGGAATTTCTTTTAAAAGAGATTCGTCTAACTTTGGAAAATCTATAGTGTCTGGAGTATAAACTATTGGTGTAATATTAAAATCTTGCAAATACTTTACAAATTTTAACCATCTTTGCACACCAGAACCGCCTGCAGGAGGCCAATAATATGTTATTATTAAAACTTTCAAATTTTATAAATTATCGTATAAATGTAGTAGTTTTTTTGATGTTTCTTCCCAACAAAACTCACGTTGTACAAATTGCTTTCCGTTCTCTCCTAGTTCTACTCTAAGGTTGGCATTATTATAAAGTGTTAACATTTGAGTTGTAAAACTTTTTACATTTTTTGCTTCATGAACTAAACCACAATTGTTTTTTTCTACAAGTTTTTTTTGTGCAGTCGCATTACTTACTAATAGTGGTTTGCCAAAACTCATGTACTGAAAAATTTTATTGGCGTACGCAACATCATGCTGAAGATTTCTATGCAATGGAGAAATACATACTGAACTTGCTAAAATATAAGACTGAAAAAGTGATACGTCTTGCCACCCCTCAAAATCTACATAATCTTGAATACTTAATGCTTTTACTTGGGCTTTTAAAACAGGGTCTGTAGTATTTTTTCCTACAATTACTAATTTTATTTCCGGAATAGTATTCTTTAATACCACAATACTTTCTATAGCTGTTTGTAAACCTCGCCTAAGATGAGTATCTCCCAAATATAAGACTACAAAATTGTTTTCGTATTTAGTTACAATTTGTTTGTCTATAGAATAATTCTCAAAAAAAGAGGTTCGAATGGTATTGGGTACTAGCACAAAATCATCTTTTTTATGTGGAACTCTTTCTTCTAATGTTTTTATAAATTCTGGAGAAACGGTAATTATACGTGTTGCCTTTTCTATAAAATCGTGCTCTTTACGTTTCCATGTCTTTGGAGATATTATATATTTTCCAGGAAACTTCTGTAAATGAGGATATAATTTCATAACCTCTGGTAAATTGTCATGTAAATCCAATACAACGGGTAATTTGTATTTTTTATTCGTCTTAAAAACTGCCTCTGCAATACGAATATCATGAACATGTAAAACCTCTACCTTTGTACGTTGTATAAACTTTTTAATTTTTTGTTGCATTAAAATAGTATACAAAGGTATGGTATATGCCAACGCAGAAAGTTTGTATTCTAATAAGTTAGAAGAATATCTTTGTACATATATTCCGTTTAACAGCTCTTCACTTTTTTCATCTTTGTAAGTTAAACAAAATAAAAAAACCTCATGACCGCTTTTCACCAGAGAAACTGCCTCATTTTCTACCCTTGGATCTGGAGGAAAGGGTGCATCTAAAATCATGCCTATTTTCATGATTTTATAAAGCTCATTTTCTTATCGTAAAAAAACCATCCAAAAGCAACTAAAAGAATTATTGCATAAGATGACAATGAAATAATTTTTCCTTGCTGAATAACTTTTGGCTCATACTTAAACACAATTGTATGATTTCCAGCAGGAACTTCCATTCCCCTTAAAACATAATTTACATTATAATGTGGCACCAATTTATCGTTTAAATATGCATTCCAACCATCTTCGTAAAAAATTTCTGAAAAAACAGCAAACTGTTTTTGTGCTGTTTTAGCATGATATACAAGAGAAGTTACCTTGTATTCTTGTAATGAAATAGTTGCTGTTGAGTCTGTATTTACTTGAGTAGTAATATTTATTTTTTCTGCGTCTGACATTGAAATAACTGCTGCCTTTTTTGTGTTTAAAGAGTCTAATGCCAATATCTCTTCATTAGCATTTTTAGCAACTACAAAATTATTTACAAACCAAGCATTTCCATTTGCATTGATATTAAGTTGAGCTTGAGGATTACCTTTATCATCAGGAACAATAAAATACTTTGTATTTAGCATGTTTAAAACTTGCATATTGTTTTTAGCTATTTGATACTCGAATAACTCTTGGTATCTACCAATTTTTGCTGCGTGATAACCTCCTATCGATTGATGAAAATACGAAGTACTTCCATCATTCATAATATCTGTAGTAAAATTAGCTACTCGATAATGGGTTGTATCTTGTACTATTTGTTTGTCTGCCTCTGAAGCTACAAAAGGTTGCTCTATGTTTCTTGCTTTCTTAAAATCGTCTTTGTTAACATACTTTTTATTTACACTAACCAAATCGAAAATTATAAAAACAAATAGTGCTAAGGCTACAAAAATTTCTTTCAATTTATTTTGTAACATTAACCATAAAACTGCTGCTACAGAAAATGTTAAAAGAATTGAACGAACAGCATCTGAAAATAGCATATCTTTTCTATCTGCAATTACGGCATCTAAAAACCCCGGTATTTCTGTATATTGCTGTGAATCTCTTAATCCTGAAAATGTTCCGAATAAATGTGCCAAACAGAAACCTGCAACTATAAAACCTACAAAAGTAAGCACTGCTTTTTTTAAAGCCACTTGCTTGATTTCTTTAGTTATTTTAGAAGAGAAAAACTCTTTTAGCCCGAGCGCTGCTAAAATTGGAACACAAAACTCGGCAATTACCTGAATAGAAGATACTGCTCTGAACTTATTGTAAAGCGGAACATAATCTATAAAAAAATTAGTGACAATCTCAAAGTTTCTACCCCAACTTAAAATTATTGAAAACACTGTTGCAGCCAATAACCACTGCTTTAAAGGTCCTTTGACTAAGAATAATGCAATAAAAAAAAGAAAAACAACAACTGCTCCTATATACGCAGGAGCTTCTATGTAGGTTTGATCTCCCCAATAAGTAAGTACTTGTTTTGAGTAATCGTCTGCTACTTTTCTGCCAGCTTTGGCTGAGATAAAACGATGGAAATTGGAAGTATTATCTAATTCCTCTAAAGTTCCACCACCCATAAAACGAGGTATAAATAGGTTAAAAGTTTCTAATTTGGCATAACTATATTCTGTAATATAGGCTTTATCCAATCCTTTTGTTGCTTCTTTCTGTGAGCCATCAATAGCTATTGTTAATTCAGATTTCCCTCTAGTAGACTTATCTGCATACTCTTTCATTGCCATTAATCTAGGTGCATTTGCACCAACTCCTAAAAGTACCGCAGCAATTATAATTACTGCTTGTTTGGCAAAAATTGAAAACTGTTCTTTTTTTAGGGCATCAACAAACTTTACAATACCAAGAATTAATAAACAAAACCCTAAATAATAGGTCATTTGAGGGTGATTGGTATAAATTTCTAACGCCATTGCTAGTGCTGTAACTGTAAAACCGAGTATATATTTTCTTTCAAATATCCATAAAACTCCGGCTGTTACCAATGGCATGTATGCTATTGCATGTGCTTTGGCATTATGACCTGCACCAAAAATAATAATTAAGTACGTAGAAAAACCAAAGGCAACAGATCCTAAAATTGCTATTCTCCAAGGTATTTTTAACGCCATCATTAAAATAAAAAAGCTAAAAAAATACAGAAAAGTATAATCTGCTGGTCTTGGTAAAAAGCGTAAAAGTTGGTCTAAACTTCTAACAAAATCATTCGGATAATAAGCACTTATTTGGTAAGCTGGCATCCCGCTAAATGAGGCACCTGTCCAGTATGGCTCTGCATTGTTTTCGCCTCTATAATCATTAATTTCTTTTACCATTCCTCGAAACTGAGTAATGTCTGATTGTTGTAACTTTTGCCCCTTTAATACGGGGTGAAAATAAATGATAGAAGCCAAAACGAAAACAGAAATGGCTATTAAATAGGGAACTATTTTAGAAAATTTCAATGTATTATTTTTTTGATTGATTTATTTTTTTAATGATAAACTAGTCTATTTCTTCAAAATCTACATATTCTCCTACAGTCTTTTTACTAGCAGATTGGCTATGAGTTGGTTTTTTATCTATAATTGTTTGTCCTTCTTTTACAGTATCTTCTTTCTTCGAATGATTTTGATATTGTTGTGCAGCTTTCTTCTGAATTGTTTCTGCAGCTTTTTTCATTAAAAAAGGAGCAAAAAGTCTTGCCAAAAACTTAAAGCCATAATAGAAAAGTAATAAGTAAAAAATAGTTTTTAATAGTCCTGCAAACATAACTTCATTTATAATAACAATCAAAAATAACAATTTGAACACAATTGAAGCGTTCTGAATCTATAAAACTTTCTTAAACCTAAAAAAGTATTTAATGACTTTAAAAAACAGCATTTTTAACCTATGTTTGTAATATGAGTTTACAAAAAATTGTAAATTACTTTTTAGAATTATGACACTGAGAATCTCCGCACTCTTTTGGGTGTTTTTATGGCTACATTTTACTGCCGTTTATGGGCAATATACAGATGTTATAAACTCTAATAAACCTGGTTTTTCCGAAAGTCCGTATAGTGTAGGTTCTGGTGTGTATCAGTTTGAAAGTAATCTTTTTTACAAGAAAACAAACATCACCCCCACTTTTTCTACGCCCGAGTCTTTAGGAATAGACTTCTTATTTAGAACTAGTTTTTTTCTAGAAAAGTTAGAACTAAATGCACAGCTAACCTATCAGCAGGATGAAATTGCATTTAAAAATATTTTTACATCATCTTACAATACCAACGGATTTAGTCGTATGACTGTTGGTGCAAAGTACCTTTTATATCAGCAAAAATATGAAGACAAATCAAAAGAAGTTCGAAGTTGGAAAAGAAGGAACGCCTTTGACAAAAAACGTTTAATTCCTTCTGTAGCAATTTATTTGGGCTTAAACACAGACGCTGTAAATTCTGTATACAAAAAAGGAAAAATGAGCCCCAAAGTTGGGGTACTTCTTCAAAATAATTTGACAACTAATTTTAATATAATTACCAACTTTTACTACGATAACATTGGCACCAAGTTTGAAGAATTCTCTTATATTATCACTGCAACACATAATTTTGGAAATCAATGGTCTGCTTTTTTTGAAAATCAGACTGTTTATTTAACACCACAAACAAATAGTAATTTAGGCCTAGGTTTTGCATATTTATTTCATAGAAATTTACAAATAAATACTGCTGCAAGACTTATTTACGAAGGAGTTTCTCAAGGATATTACGTTGGTTTGGGTGCTTCGTACAGAATAGACCACTACAAAGATTCTTTTATAGAACTTAATGCTGCCGGAAAGCCTTTAAAAGACACACCTATAAGTAGATATAACAAAAGGCAGAACAGTTTTTTTAATCGTCTTTTTAGTATTTTTAAGAAAAAAGGGACCACAAACAGAAAAAGACCAACAAGAACAAGAAAATCTACATCAAAAAGAAAAAAAGGAGGCTTTTTAGGGCTTTTTAAAAAAAAGAATTAAAATGAATCGTGCTTAAAAAAGCTAGAAAAAGAGATAAAGAAACAAAACAACGAATAAACGTTTTCAGTAATGATTACTCTGAAAGAAATAACCACCGAAAAGGAAATGAAACAGTTTGTGTTATTTCCCTTTTCGCTCTATAAAAATAATAGCTATTGGGTACCTCCCATTATTAAAGATGAGGTTGATAATTTTAATCCGAAGAAAAACCCTGTTTTTAAAAATGCAACTGCACAATTTTTTGTTGCCTTAAAAAACGGACAAATTGTTGGAAGAATTGCAGCAATAATAAACTGGTATGAAGTTGAAAAGCAACTCATAAAAAAAATGCGCTTTGGCTGGTTTGATGTAATTGATGATATTGAAGTAACTAAAATTCTTTTAGAGAAAGTTAAAGAAATAGGCAAAAAAAATAATCTAACCTTTTTAGAAGGTCCTGTTGGGTTTAATAACCTAGATAAAACTGGTGTTTTAATTGATGGTTTTAATCATATTGGCACTATGATTACCTGGTATAATTTTCCTTACTACAAAGATCATTTAGAACAATTGGGCTTCGTAAAAGAAAAAGAATATCTTGAGAGTAAGTTTAGTTTTAAAAATGTAGATGCTGTTTACTATGATAGGGTTAGTAAAATAATTCAGAAACGTTTTCAGTTAAAACCATTAGACTTTACACGTACAAAAGAGATAATGCCGTATGTAGATGAAATGTTTAAGGTATTTGATAAATCATACTCAAAACTATCTACCTATGTACCTATATCTGATGCTCAAATAGCTTTTTTTAAGAAAAAGTATATTTCGTTTATAAATCCCGAATACATAAAATTTGTAGTTGATAAAAACCATAAATTAATAGCATTTGCAATTGTAATGCCTTCGTTTTCGGAAGCCTTGCAAAAGGCAAAAGGCAAATTGTTTCCGTTTGGCTTGTTTCATTTACTAAAGGCACGAAAACATGCCCAAGATGTTACTTTTTATTTGATTGGTGTAACTCCAGAATATCAAAACAAGGGTGTACACGCAATTATTTTTGATCAATATACTAAAACTTTTACACCATTAGGCATCAAAAACTGTATAAGAACTCCCGAGCTAGAAGACAATCTTGCCATTAAAAAGTTATGGGAAAATTTTAACCCACAAACTCATAAAAAACGTAGAACTTACCGTAAAAACATAGATTAACAAATTATTTTTCAATCTTTTAGAAAAAGATAAAGTTAAAACTTATTTAAAATAACTTGCTTAATTTTGATTTTTTACCAAACAGATAGAATCTTTAAAATATGCAGCTATTCTACAATAAAGACATTTCTAACGAAACCAAAGAAATTACTTTCGACAAAGTTGAAAGTAGACATATTGTGCGTGTTTTAAGGAAAAAAGAAGGAGATGTTTTAAAAATAACCAATGGTAAGGGCTTTTTGTTTGATGCTGCAATTAGTTTTGCCAACGATAAAAGGTGTTCAGCTAATATTATTCATGTTGAAAAAAAACCAAAACCTTGGCAGTATTACTTACATATTGCTATTGCTCCTACAAAAAATAACGACAGAATAGAATGGTTTTTGGAAAAAGCTACAGAAATTGGTATTGATGAAATTACACCCATTATTTGCCAAAATTCTGAACGCAGAGTTGTAAAATTAGAGCGTTTTGAAAAGATTATACAATCTGCCATGAAACAATCTTTAAAATTTACCTTACCTAAACTGAATAATCCCATAAAATTTAATGATTTTATTAAAAAAGATTTTGATGGACAAATTTGTATTGCCCATTGCGAAGACCATCAAAAAAACCATTTAAAATCTGTTATACAACCTTTGGAAAAAACAACTGTTTTAATTG encodes:
- a CDS encoding glycosyltransferase family 4 protein, yielding MKVLIITYYWPPAGGSGVQRWLKFVKYLQDFNITPIVYTPDTIDFPKLDESLLKEIPDNVEVLKQPIWNPINLFFWKKNKKQQGVSSATNNKFLSFIRGNFFVPDAKVFWVKPSVNFLCKYIKENDVEVIISTGPPHSMHLIAQKIKQKIPVKWIADFRDPWTNIYYNKEFSQTLFAKKRNLKLEKSVLSSADYIVTVSNSLKRTFLETAKNVAVITNGYDDEVLENEAVQVSKKFTISYIGLLPKQSNPTILFKVLKHISDENDTFKKDLQIQFIGDIANEVKEEINVNNLTENTQFVDYVSHDKAVKFQKESQVLLLLIPNVPNNKGILTGKLFEYLTSKRPILAIGPEESDLSEILKNTNAGIVVDFNNEQKLTTAILRLYKSYKNGSLQSETINIDKFHRRELTKQLAKIIKQI
- a CDS encoding glycosyltransferase family 4 protein, coding for MKIGMILDAPFPPDPRVENEAVSLVKSGHEVFLFCLTYKDEKSEELLNGIYVQRYSSNLLEYKLSALAYTIPLYTILMQQKIKKFIQRTKVEVLHVHDIRIAEAVFKTNKKYKLPVVLDLHDNLPEVMKLYPHLQKFPGKYIISPKTWKRKEHDFIEKATRIITVSPEFIKTLEERVPHKKDDFVLVPNTIRTSFFENYSIDKQIVTKYENNFVVLYLGDTHLRRGLQTAIESIVVLKNTIPEIKLVIVGKNTTDPVLKAQVKALSIQDYVDFEGWQDVSLFQSYILASSVCISPLHRNLQHDVAYANKIFQYMSFGKPLLVSNATAQKKLVEKNNCGLVHEAKNVKSFTTQMLTLYNNANLRVELGENGKQFVQREFCWEETSKKLLHLYDNL
- a CDS encoding YfhO family protein, giving the protein MKFSKIVPYLIAISVFVLASIIYFHPVLKGQKLQQSDITQFRGMVKEINDYRGENNAEPYWTGASFSGMPAYQISAYYPNDFVRSLDQLLRFLPRPADYTFLYFFSFFILMMALKIPWRIAILGSVAFGFSTYLIIIFGAGHNAKAHAIAYMPLVTAGVLWIFERKYILGFTVTALAMALEIYTNHPQMTYYLGFCLLILGIVKFVDALKKEQFSIFAKQAVIIIAAVLLGVGANAPRLMAMKEYADKSTRGKSELTIAIDGSQKEATKGLDKAYITEYSYAKLETFNLFIPRFMGGGTLEELDNTSNFHRFISAKAGRKVADDYSKQVLTYWGDQTYIEAPAYIGAVVVFLFFIALFLVKGPLKQWLLAATVFSIILSWGRNFEIVTNFFIDYVPLYNKFRAVSSIQVIAEFCVPILAALGLKEFFSSKITKEIKQVALKKAVLTFVGFIVAGFCLAHLFGTFSGLRDSQQYTEIPGFLDAVIADRKDMLFSDAVRSILLTFSVAAVLWLMLQNKLKEIFVALALFVFIIFDLVSVNKKYVNKDDFKKARNIEQPFVASEADKQIVQDTTHYRVANFTTDIMNDGSTSYFHQSIGGYHAAKIGRYQELFEYQIAKNNMQVLNMLNTKYFIVPDDKGNPQAQLNINANGNAWFVNNFVVAKNANEEILALDSLNTKKAAVISMSDAEKINITTQVNTDSTATISLQEYKVTSLVYHAKTAQKQFAVFSEIFYEDGWNAYLNDKLVPHYNVNYVLRGMEVPAGNHTIVFKYEPKVIQQGKIISLSSYAIILLVAFGWFFYDKKMSFIKS
- a CDS encoding DUF4834 family protein produces the protein MIVIINEVMFAGLLKTIFYLLLFYYGFKFLARLFAPFLMKKAAETIQKKAAQQYQNHSKKEDTVKEGQTIIDKKPTHSQSASKKTVGEYVDFEEID
- a CDS encoding transporter yields the protein MTLRISALFWVFLWLHFTAVYGQYTDVINSNKPGFSESPYSVGSGVYQFESNLFYKKTNITPTFSTPESLGIDFLFRTSFFLEKLELNAQLTYQQDEIAFKNIFTSSYNTNGFSRMTVGAKYLLYQQKYEDKSKEVRSWKRRNAFDKKRLIPSVAIYLGLNTDAVNSVYKKGKMSPKVGVLLQNNLTTNFNIITNFYYDNIGTKFEEFSYIITATHNFGNQWSAFFENQTVYLTPQTNSNLGLGFAYLFHRNLQINTAARLIYEGVSQGYYVGLGASYRIDHYKDSFIELNAAGKPLKDTPISRYNKRQNSFFNRLFSIFKKKGTTNRKRPTRTRKSTSKRKKGGFLGLFKKKN
- a CDS encoding GTP cyclohydrolase, which gives rise to MITLKEITTEKEMKQFVLFPFSLYKNNSYWVPPIIKDEVDNFNPKKNPVFKNATAQFFVALKNGQIVGRIAAIINWYEVEKQLIKKMRFGWFDVIDDIEVTKILLEKVKEIGKKNNLTFLEGPVGFNNLDKTGVLIDGFNHIGTMITWYNFPYYKDHLEQLGFVKEKEYLESKFSFKNVDAVYYDRVSKIIQKRFQLKPLDFTRTKEIMPYVDEMFKVFDKSYSKLSTYVPISDAQIAFFKKKYISFINPEYIKFVVDKNHKLIAFAIVMPSFSEALQKAKGKLFPFGLFHLLKARKHAQDVTFYLIGVTPEYQNKGVHAIIFDQYTKTFTPLGIKNCIRTPELEDNLAIKKLWENFNPQTHKKRRTYRKNID
- a CDS encoding 16S rRNA (uracil(1498)-N(3))-methyltransferase, which codes for MQLFYNKDISNETKEITFDKVESRHIVRVLRKKEGDVLKITNGKGFLFDAAISFANDKRCSANIIHVEKKPKPWQYYLHIAIAPTKNNDRIEWFLEKATEIGIDEITPIICQNSERRVVKLERFEKIIQSAMKQSLKFTLPKLNNPIKFNDFIKKDFDGQICIAHCEDHQKNHLKSVIQPLEKTTVLIGPEGDFSVDEIKKALDKKFIPISLGESRLRTETAGLVAVNLVSFVNE